A window from Patescibacteria group bacterium encodes these proteins:
- the rpmJ gene encoding 50S ribosomal protein L36, with protein MKVRSSVKKICKDCKIIRRKKRVRVVCKNPKHKQRQG; from the coding sequence ATGAAAGTTCGTTCTTCAGTAAAAAAAATTTGTAAAGACTGTAAAATAATCCGCCGAAAAAAAAGAGTACGGGTGGTTTGTAAAAACCCTAAACATAAACAAAGACAGGGATAA
- the infA gene encoding translation initiation factor IF-1, whose protein sequence is MSKQEENKAKKSEIKTNKKGFIETKGEVTELLPSATFKVKLESGPEILAHLSGKMRMHRIKLLPGDTVQLEMSPYDLTKGRITYRL, encoded by the coding sequence ATGTCTAAACAAGAAGAAAATAAAGCAAAAAAAAGCGAAATTAAGACTAATAAAAAGGGTTTTATAGAAACTAAAGGTGAGGTTACTGAGCTTTTACCTTCTGCTACCTTCAAGGTAAAACTTGAAAGTGGACCTGAAATATTGGCTCATCTTTCGGGTAAAATGCGTATGCATCGCATTAAATTACTGCCCGGAGACACAGTTCAGCTGGAAATGTCACCCTATGATTTAACTAAAGGTCGTATTACTTATAGATTATAA
- the rpsK gene encoding 30S ribosomal protein S11: MPKKKNIKKQKKSISKRKRIVEKGYAYIFSTYNNTIVTLTDTKGDVITSSSAGRMGFKGPKKATPYAAGVIVRDAVEKAKSYKLKTVDVFIKGVGSGREAAVRALYNNGLNITSIKDRTPIPHNGPRPKKVRRV; encoded by the coding sequence ATGCCTAAAAAAAAGAATATCAAAAAACAGAAAAAATCTATATCAAAAAGAAAAAGAATAGTCGAAAAAGGTTATGCTTATATTTTTTCAACTTATAATAATACCATTGTTACTTTAACGGATACTAAGGGTGATGTAATTACTTCATCTTCAGCCGGTCGAATGGGTTTTAAAGGTCCTAAAAAAGCTACTCCCTACGCAGCTGGTGTAATTGTCCGTGACGCTGTCGAGAAAGCCAAGAGTTATAAACTTAAAACTGTTGATGTTTTTATCAAAGGTGTTGGCAGCGGCCGGGAAGCAGCCGTTCGCGCTTTATATAATAATGGTTTGAATATAACTAGTATTAAAGACCGCACGCCCATACCCCATAACGGGCCGCGTCCTAAAAAGGTAAGGAGAGTTTAA
- the rpsD gene encoding 30S ribosomal protein S4, whose amino-acid sequence MKIAAKCKLCRRSGEKLFLKGERCQTPKCAMVKRNYPPGSHGQKRRRRLSSYGIHLREKQKVRYMYALTETQLRNYMKKAMNKKGNTGQLFLQQLESRLDNVIYKLGLAASRIQARQIITHGHIQINGKKVSFPSYQVSPKEAIQIRKKSLESDFFKNLKKKIEKHQVPSWLDLDKKELKGKVINQPQEKDLELGIQTQLLVEFYAK is encoded by the coding sequence ATGAAGATAGCTGCTAAATGTAAATTATGTCGACGCTCGGGTGAAAAACTCTTTTTAAAGGGTGAGCGTTGTCAAACGCCAAAATGCGCTATGGTCAAAAGAAATTATCCACCGGGGTCGCACGGTCAGAAACGTAGAAGGAGACTTTCTAGTTATGGTATTCATTTGCGGGAAAAACAAAAAGTGCGCTATATGTATGCTTTGACTGAAACTCAGTTAAGAAACTATATGAAAAAAGCCATGAATAAGAAAGGCAATACCGGTCAGCTATTTTTACAACAATTGGAAAGCCGTTTGGACAACGTTATTTATAAACTTGGTCTGGCCGCTTCAAGAATACAAGCCAGACAGATAATCACCCACGGCCATATACAAATTAATGGAAAAAAAGTTAGTTTTCCCTCCTATCAAGTTAGTCCAAAAGAGGCTATTCAAATCCGAAAGAAATCCCTTGAAAGTGATTTCTTTAAAAACCTTAAGAAGAAAATAGAAAAACACCAAGTTCCTTCTTGGCTTGATTTGGATAAAAAAGAGCTTAAAGGTAAAGTGATAAATCAGCCCCAAGAAAAAGATTTGGAATTAGGTATACAAACCCAATTATTAGTCGAGTTTTACGCTAAATAA
- the ispH gene encoding 4-hydroxy-3-methylbut-2-enyl diphosphate reductase produces MINGKKIIMSDDYGFCFGVKRAIRELKKTKGQAYTLGPVIHNPQVVDYFKKKGIRPIDRLSKKIKPGKLFIRAHGVSDQKKEQAKKMGFEIFDLTCPFVKKAQILAKKLEKQGYQVVILGLKNHPETKAIAENLKNPIILQNHKCSSLNKNKIGVICQTTSNIKNTKKILNKIKKTAQEVKIYNTICQATKKRQKAAHKMARQSDIVIVIGGRYSSNTKKLKQVCQEYGPTYHIETEKELKKKWFKNKKTIGITAGASTPDWIINKVVKKIKEINS; encoded by the coding sequence ATGATTAATGGTAAAAAAATAATAATGTCAGACGATTATGGCTTTTGTTTTGGAGTTAAACGAGCTATAAGGGAGTTAAAAAAAACAAAAGGCCAAGCCTATACTCTAGGCCCAGTTATACACAATCCTCAAGTTGTCGATTACTTTAAGAAAAAGGGCATCAGACCTATTGACAGACTTTCTAAAAAAATAAAACCAGGCAAACTTTTTATAAGAGCTCATGGAGTATCAGATCAAAAAAAAGAACAAGCAAAAAAAATGGGGTTTGAGATATTTGATCTAACCTGTCCTTTTGTAAAAAAGGCTCAAATATTAGCTAAAAAACTAGAAAAACAAGGCTATCAAGTGGTTATTTTAGGCTTAAAAAACCACCCGGAAACTAAGGCTATAGCTGAAAATTTAAAAAATCCCATTATTTTACAAAATCATAAATGCTCATCCTTAAACAAAAATAAAATTGGTGTCATCTGCCAAACAACTTCTAATATAAAAAATACTAAAAAAATATTAAATAAAATAAAAAAAACCGCTCAAGAGGTAAAAATTTATAATACAATCTGCCAAGCAACAAAAAAAAGGCAAAAAGCAGCCCATAAAATGGCCAGGCAATCAGATATAGTTATAGTTATCGGGGGTCGTTATTCCTCAAACACAAAGAAACTAAAACAGGTTTGCCAGGAGTATGGGCCCACCTACCATATTGAAACAGAAAAAGAATTAAAGAAAAAATGGTTTAAAAATAAAAAAACCATCGGTATTACCGCTGGGGCCTCTACGCCGGACTGGATAATTAATAAAGTAGTTAAAAAGATAAAAGAAATTAATTCCTAA
- a CDS encoding DNA-directed RNA polymerase subunit alpha, which translates to MENFPLPTKIEIKKAKDDSKQFIIEPLYPGYGNTIGNALRRVLLSSLSGAAVTAVKIKGVEHEFSTIKNVKEDVISIILNLKQINFKYSSPEPVKLILKEKGEKKVKAGDIKATADIEISNKNQVIANLTDKEAELEMELTVERGRGYKPVESREEEEVQIGNIRIDAIYTPIKNVNFHVENVRVGEITNFDRLILDIKTDGTLTGEQALKQAAELLVKHFNFVKGLQSTEKKDKTKKVENEKDQKNQPKEEEKKKITKEKSITTPEKK; encoded by the coding sequence ATGGAAAATTTTCCTCTGCCAACAAAAATTGAAATTAAAAAAGCTAAAGATGATTCAAAGCAATTTATTATTGAGCCGCTTTATCCGGGTTATGGCAACACAATTGGAAATGCTTTGAGAAGGGTCTTATTATCTTCCTTATCTGGAGCGGCTGTTACCGCCGTTAAAATTAAAGGTGTTGAGCATGAATTTTCTACTATCAAAAATGTAAAAGAAGACGTCATTTCAATTATTCTTAATTTAAAACAGATTAACTTTAAATATTCCAGCCCGGAACCAGTTAAACTCATCTTAAAAGAAAAAGGCGAGAAAAAAGTAAAAGCCGGTGATATTAAAGCGACGGCTGATATTGAAATATCTAATAAGAATCAAGTTATTGCTAATTTAACCGATAAAGAAGCCGAGCTCGAGATGGAGTTAACAGTTGAACGCGGTCGCGGCTATAAACCGGTAGAATCAAGAGAAGAAGAAGAGGTTCAGATTGGCAATATTAGAATTGATGCCATTTATACCCCGATTAAAAATGTTAATTTTCACGTAGAAAATGTCCGTGTGGGCGAGATCACTAACTTTGACCGGCTTATTTTAGATATTAAAACAGACGGGACTTTAACCGGTGAGCAAGCCCTTAAGCAGGCCGCCGAACTTTTGGTTAAGCATTTTAACTTTGTTAAAGGTTTACAATCAACAGAAAAAAAGGATAAAACCAAAAAAGTAGAGAATGAAAAAGACCAGAAAAACCAGCCAAAAGAAGAAGAGAAAAAGAAAATAACTAAAGAAAAGTCGATAACTACCCCGGAAAAAAAATAA
- the rpsM gene encoding 30S ribosomal protein S13 — MAIRISGVTLPKNKRIEIALTYIYGIGRSLANEILKSTKIDPDKRTDQLTDKEANSLRKLIEDKYQVEGELRRSQAMNIKRLKEVGSYRGSRHSKNLPARGQRTKTNSRTVRGNVRRTMGSGKKPAVEKT; from the coding sequence ATGGCTATAAGAATATCAGGGGTAACCCTACCAAAGAATAAAAGAATAGAAATTGCTTTAACCTATATCTACGGTATTGGCCGTTCATTAGCCAATGAAATTTTAAAGTCTACTAAAATTGACCCCGACAAAAGAACAGATCAATTAACAGACAAAGAAGCTAATTCACTGCGGAAATTGATTGAAGATAAATATCAGGTAGAAGGTGAGCTGAGAAGAAGTCAAGCTATGAATATAAAAAGACTTAAAGAAGTCGGTAGTTATCGCGGCAGTCGGCATTCCAAAAATCTGCCAGCCCGAGGCCAAAGAACAAAAACTAATTCCCGAACAGTACGCGGTAATGTCAGAAGAACTATGGGTTCCGGCAAAAAGCCGGCTGTAGAAAAAACTTAA